tattatattaacgatgATAGCTATTATGagtacaaattagtcaattaaagtttttggctttaaaatatgtatacatatatacatttatatacttatatatttaaaagtcaactttggtcaacgtcagTCTCGAcccccgtttcgaccccgtctcgaacaTCTCGACCTTTTTAGAACCCGACTGTCTccacccgtctcacgtcttttgatTTTGATACACtttaaaattaaaaaagaaaaaagaaagttTTATTAATTGAAAATAGTAACTGACTCTCATTGGCACTCTTTTTTTCCTTTTAAAAAGGCTCAAACTCCAAACTGATTTTTCATCTAAAACAATCTTTCTATTTTTTCTCTCTGACatacacaaaaatatatataaatgttcaTCGTGGCGATATATCCAAAGAACAAGACACATGGTACACTCTTAAATCAAACACATCAGCACTTTTTTCATTAATCAATCGAACACTCAAAATTCATCATCAAATGGGTAGATTAAACCACAAAAAATCCAATCTCAACTTTGTTACTAACACTTGGGTTTTAATCCGAATCACTTCTTGTTTTTCTTGAAACACAAAAATAATGGAAGCTTCCGAAATCTTTCTTACATTTTTCTGAATTTgctaactttattttttttttaaatcatcaaCAAACAAAACCCATCATGACGGATCATAACCCGACCCGACCAGTTTCATCTTACCTCTCATCACCAAGGTTCTTTAATAGCTTATTTTCACCTAAAACCTTACAAGAACAAGAATCATCACCCACTTCAATCCTTGACACAAGACAAAATTTTGTTAACAACCCATTTGAGATCAACAAAAATGGAAGCAAACCcatcaaattatttaaaaaaatcGAAAACCCATTAGAGAAATTTGATCATGAAGGTATTGCTTTAGCACTAATTGAAGAACAACCAAATGAAACAATTTGTAAACCAAATACAATTAGTCGTAAAGTTTTGTTTGCATCAAATCTCAAGATTCAAATCCCAGAATTCTCCGGAGATTATGGAATTAAAACACGAAGTTCTCAATTTTCCGGTACACCGGCGACCACTCCGACCGGGTACGGGTCGCCGCGAAATTTTTCGGGTCCTTTGTCTTTGAAGGAAATGGAGCTTTC
This genomic stretch from Rutidosis leptorrhynchoides isolate AG116_Rl617_1_P2 chromosome 11, CSIRO_AGI_Rlap_v1, whole genome shotgun sequence harbors:
- the LOC139876861 gene encoding FCS-Like Zinc finger 8-like codes for the protein MTDHNPTRPVSSYLSSPRFFNSLFSPKTLQEQESSPTSILDTRQNFVNNPFEINKNGSKPIKLFKKIENPLEKFDHEGIALALIEEQPNETICKPNTISRKVLFASNLKIQIPEFSGDYGIKTRSSQFSGTPATTPTGYGSPRNFSGPLSLKEMELSEEYTRVISRGPNPKTTHIYDNCVVESCCEVIGLPELEKPGPHPHPHPHPHPNLNPEPTCEGFLSFCHTCNKNLEEGNDIFIYRGEKAFCSEECRCQEMVLDGLMVNY